The Thamnophis elegans isolate rThaEle1 chromosome Z, rThaEle1.pri, whole genome shotgun sequence genome contains a region encoding:
- the CBX1 gene encoding chromobox protein homolog 1, whose translation MGKKQNKKKVEEVLEEEEEEYVVEKVLDRRVVKGKVEYLLKWKGFSDEDNTWEPEENLDCPDLIAEFLQSQKTAHETDKSEGSKRKAESDSEDRGEESRPKKKREEAEKPRGFARGFEPERIIGATDSSGELMFLMKWKNSDEADLVPAKEANIKCPQVVISFYEERLTWHSYPSEDDDKKDDKN comes from the exons AtgggaaaaaagcaaaacaagaagaaagtggaggaggtcttggaagaggaagaagaggaatatGTGGTGGAGAAAGTTCTTGACAGGCGGGTAGTGAAAGGCAAAGTGGAATACCTGCTTAAGTGGAAAGGCTTTTCAGA TGAAGATAATACATGGGAGCCAGAGGAGAATCTCGATTGCCCTGACCTAATTGCAGAATTCCTGCAATCCCAGAAAACAGCACATGAAACTGACAAGTCAGAGGGAAGCAAGCGCAAAGCTGAGTCAGATTCTGAGGATAGGGGGGAAGAAAGTAGaccaaagaaaaaaagagaagag GCTGAAAAGCCTCGAGGGTTTGCAAGAGGGTTTGAGCCAGAACGGATTATTGGTGCCACAGATTCCAGTGGGGAGCTCATGTTCCTAATGAAATG GAAAAACTCAGATGAAGCTGATCTTGTTCCTGCCAAGGAAGCTAACATCAAGTGTCCACAAGTGGTCATCTCATTTTATGAGGAAAGGCTCACATGGCACTCTTATCCCTCAGAGGACGATGATAAGAAGGATGACAAGAATTAA